ATGAAGCTTCCCGTACACTTCTCGCAATGCATTACAGAGAAGTCTCCAATTTTCCTTGCACGCATAGGAAGTTCGCAACGGGGACACAAACGGTCTTCCAGAACAAGCCCATCTTTTATCAGACCTTTCACGGTCTTTGCGCATTTTATGCAGAAGCGGCTGTCAGCCGGAATTTCAGCGAAACAATGCGGGCAGTTGATCGTTTTTCCCTTGAGTGAAAAATCCAGAGGTGCCGAGCAGTACTCGCATCTTTGAGCATCTCGTTTTACTGCCGCGCCACAGGATGGGCAATGCAGCACCAGGCCGGTATTGAGATCCACTGCCAGCGATTCTTCCGAATCGCGCGGGCCTTGCGGGCTGCCGAATCGAATCTTCAGATTGTTTTCTCGCTCCCGCGCTATTTCCGCTGTGAGTTGCCCTCTTTCCTTGAGGACTCCCACCAGCCTGCTCAATTGCGAATGAGTGAGGCCGAATTTTTCTCGGAGTTCCTGATCCGAAGCCCCTCTCGAGAAATCATCGAGAAAACTGCTGACGTTGACTCTTTTTCTGCCGTCCTCAGACACGTTTCGCTCCCTGGTGAAAATAGCTGTGCCGGAAAGACTCTCCGGGTCGGCGGATATATAGAATAGAGTACCAGAAGGCAAACGAAAAGAGGTAACTGCTTCGTTGTTCAATGAAGAATGGCTTCAGCATGCTGGTGAGTTCGCCAGGGATTGTTCTTATGCTCGATTGGTGCAATCAACCTCAAAGCCAGTTTTCGATAGCGAAAATCAACCAATGCCACCCGGCCAAAGATTGTCATTGCGTGGAGCGTACCCGCGTGGCACTCTCCCATAAAGAGAGGCTTGCTCACATTGAGGGAAATTGTTTCGTGCCCGCCCTCATGATGATAGACACATGCATCGAACCGGTTTGACAAATGAATGATGGGAGATTCACCATGCAAAAATCAAAGATTAGCGTGTTGGGAATAATGATTTGTACGGTATTGCTTATTTGTTCCACATCGTTTTCTGACCAGAATTTGGAGCTTATTGAAGCGGCTCAAAAGGGAGACTTGAAACGAGTGCAAGATCTTTTGAACAAGGGCTGCGATGTAGAGACTAAGAATAGGGATGGGATTACGGCCCTAATGGCTGCTGCATTCAACAATCATCTCGAGATCATGAAACTGCTTTTGGAATGGGAAGCCAACGTCAATGTCATGGCCAATGGCGTATCTCTACTGATGGTGAGTTCCACCATGGGGCAAACCCCGGT
The sequence above is a segment of the Desulfomonile tiedjei DSM 6799 genome. Coding sequences within it:
- a CDS encoding zinc ribbon domain-containing protein, with protein sequence MSEDGRKRVNVSSFLDDFSRGASDQELREKFGLTHSQLSRLVGVLKERGQLTAEIARERENNLKIRFGSPQGPRDSEESLAVDLNTGLVLHCPSCGAAVKRDAQRCEYCSAPLDFSLKGKTINCPHCFAEIPADSRFCIKCAKTVKGLIKDGLVLEDRLCPRCELPMRARKIGDFSVMHCEKCTGSFIPEETFEMMQENSQRVVVSIDGGKRAPAQSDMAIRYVRCPVCRNVMNRMNFARISGIIIDSCKGHGMWFDPGEVEKIMDFVARGGLQKAKIEELERLKAEEKMQKIKNMQISGRGTSDSWDNYPGAQGALYTADIVGWVWDLLKR
- a CDS encoding ankyrin repeat domain-containing protein, whose product is MQKSKISVLGIMICTVLLICSTSFSDQNLELIEAAQKGDLKRVQDLLNKGCDVETKNRDGITALMAAAFNNHLEIMKLLLEWEANVNVMANGVSLLMVSSTMGQTPVVQLLLEWEADANAKDSSGVTSLMAASYEGHFDIVKLLIENRADIHAKSKDGDTALLAATTKGHTKIMELLKAHGAKE